In one window of Pseudomonas sp. IAC-BECa141 DNA:
- a CDS encoding CoA-acylating methylmalonate-semialdehyde dehydrogenase, whose amino-acid sequence MSVIPHLINGELVTENGRAVDVFNPSTGQAIHKLPLASRETIQHAIDAAKAAFPAWRNTPPAKRAQVMFRFKQLLEQNEARIAQLISEEHGKTLEDAAGELKRGIENVEFACAAPEILKGEYSRNVGPNIDAWSDFQPLGVVAGITPFNFPAMVPLWMYPLAIVCGNCFILKPSERDPSSTLLIAQLLLEAGLPKGVLSVVHGDKTAVDALIEAPEVKALSFVGSTPIAEYIYAEGTKRGKRVQALGGAKNHAVLMPDADLDNAVSALMGAAYGSCGERCMAISVAVCVGDQVADALVAKLVPQIKALKIGAGTSCGLDMGPLVTGQARDKVSGYVEDGVAAGATLVVDGRGLSVAGHEEGFFLGGCLFDNVTPEMRIYKEEIFGPVLCVVRVNSLEEAMQLINDHEYGNGTCIFTRDGEAARLFCDEIEVGMVGVNVPLPVPVAYHSFGGWKRSLFGDLHAYGPDGVRFYTRRKAITQRWPQRASHEASQFAFPSL is encoded by the coding sequence ATGAGCGTTATCCCGCATTTGATCAATGGCGAACTGGTGACCGAGAACGGTCGCGCGGTCGATGTGTTCAACCCGTCCACCGGTCAGGCAATCCACAAGCTGCCGCTGGCCAGCCGCGAAACCATCCAGCACGCCATCGATGCCGCCAAGGCTGCATTCCCGGCCTGGCGCAACACGCCACCGGCCAAGCGTGCTCAGGTGATGTTCCGTTTCAAGCAACTGCTGGAGCAGAACGAAGCGCGCATCGCACAGTTGATCAGCGAAGAACACGGCAAGACTCTGGAAGACGCGGCCGGTGAACTGAAGCGCGGTATCGAGAACGTCGAGTTCGCCTGCGCAGCGCCGGAAATCCTCAAGGGCGAGTACAGCCGCAACGTCGGCCCGAACATCGATGCCTGGTCCGATTTCCAGCCGCTGGGCGTAGTGGCCGGCATCACCCCGTTCAACTTCCCGGCCATGGTGCCGCTGTGGATGTATCCGCTGGCGATCGTATGCGGCAACTGCTTCATCCTCAAGCCATCCGAGCGTGATCCAAGCTCGACCCTGCTGATCGCGCAACTGCTGCTGGAAGCCGGTTTGCCGAAGGGTGTGCTGAGTGTCGTGCATGGTGACAAGACTGCGGTGGACGCGCTGATCGAAGCGCCGGAAGTCAAAGCGCTGAGCTTTGTGGGTTCGACGCCGATTGCCGAATACATCTATGCCGAAGGCACCAAACGCGGCAAGCGCGTTCAGGCGCTGGGCGGGGCGAAGAACCACGCGGTGTTGATGCCGGATGCGGATCTGGACAACGCGGTCAGCGCCCTGATGGGCGCGGCTTACGGTTCTTGCGGCGAGCGCTGCATGGCGATTTCTGTAGCCGTGTGTGTGGGCGATCAGGTGGCGGACGCACTGGTGGCCAAACTGGTTCCACAGATCAAGGCGCTGAAAATCGGTGCCGGCACTTCTTGCGGTCTGGACATGGGGCCGCTGGTTACCGGTCAGGCACGCGACAAGGTCAGCGGTTACGTCGAAGATGGCGTGGCGGCGGGCGCGACCCTGGTAGTCGACGGTCGCGGGCTGAGCGTTGCCGGTCATGAAGAAGGTTTCTTCCTGGGTGGCTGCCTGTTCGACAATGTCACTCCTGAGATGCGCATCTATAAAGAAGAGATCTTCGGGCCGGTTCTGTGTGTCGTCCGGGTGAACAGCCTGGAAGAGGCGATGCAACTGATCAACGATCATGAATACGGCAACGGTACTTGCATCTTCACTCGTGATGGTGAAGCAGCGCGTCTGTTCTGCGACGAGATCGAAGTCGGCATGGTCGGCGTCAACGTTCCATTGCCGGTGCCGGTGGCTTACCACAGCTTTGGCGGCTGGAAGCGTTCGCTGTTCGGCGACCTGCATGCTTATGGTCCGGATGGCGTGCGCTTCTATACCCGTCGCAAGGCGATCACCCAGCGCTGGCCGCAGCGTGCGAGCCATGAAGCTTCGCAATTCGCTTTCCCTAGCTTGTAA
- the recD gene encoding exodeoxyribonuclease V subunit alpha produces the protein MSRTFTDLLPTPLTAENLAQLTPLTRADDLLLLLTQWVERGWLRALDKAFVAFLHELAPDIDPLVLLAAALTSHQLGHGHVCLDLFETLKAPDFALSLPPEGDAQPGVLLLPSQLLDTLDGAHWCKVLAGSSLVALGADEGASARERPLVLSGKRLYLRRYWAYERRIDNALRQRLAEQEATPPDLARRLDTLFDPAQRADVIDWQKLACALATRSAFSIITGGPGTGKTTTVVRLLALLQAPAVEAHQPLRIRLAAPTGKAAARLTESISQQVQSLKVADSVREKIPTEVTTVHRLLGSRPGTRHFRHHAANRLPLDVLVVDEASMIDLEMMANLLDALPPHARLVLLGDKDQLASVEAGAVLGDLCRDAEAGWYSPQTRQWLESVSGESLQESGLHEGSDGSHPLAQQVVMLRHSRRFGEGSGIGQLARRVNQQLPIEARQLLEANAHGDVFSLPLQNEHDRKLEHLVLDGHGEGPHGYRHYLSVLRDRRPASGTPLEHPGWVDWARDVLQAFDTFQLLCAVRKGPWGVEGLNQRITDALLKARLIESNQQWYEGRPVLMTRNDYGLGLMNGDIGIALKLPELDGPDAGKSVLRVAFPRNDGRGGVRFVLPSRLNDVETVFAMTVHKSQGSEFAHTALILPDALNPVLTKELIYTGITRAKDWFTLIEPRSGVFEEAVQRKVKRLSGLMLELEEGTTPRG, from the coding sequence ATGAGCCGGACATTCACCGACCTGCTGCCAACGCCACTGACCGCCGAAAACCTCGCGCAACTGACGCCCCTGACCCGTGCCGATGATCTACTGCTGTTGCTGACCCAATGGGTCGAGCGTGGCTGGTTGCGGGCACTGGACAAAGCCTTCGTGGCCTTTCTTCATGAGTTGGCACCCGATATCGATCCGCTGGTATTGCTCGCCGCCGCATTGACCAGTCACCAGCTCGGCCATGGTCATGTCTGCCTGGATCTGTTCGAAACCCTCAAGGCGCCGGATTTCGCTCTGTCCCTGCCGCCGGAGGGTGACGCGCAACCCGGCGTGTTGCTGCTGCCATCGCAACTGCTGGATACCCTCGACGGAGCGCACTGGTGCAAGGTGCTGGCGGGCAGTTCTCTGGTGGCACTGGGCGCCGACGAAGGCGCGTCGGCTCGGGAGCGCCCGCTGGTGTTGTCCGGCAAACGCTTGTACTTGCGGCGCTATTGGGCCTACGAGCGGCGTATCGACAACGCATTGCGTCAGCGCCTCGCGGAGCAGGAAGCGACACCACCCGATCTCGCACGCCGGCTGGACACACTGTTCGATCCGGCCCAGCGCGCAGATGTCATCGACTGGCAGAAACTCGCCTGCGCCCTGGCCACCCGAAGTGCCTTCAGCATCATCACCGGCGGTCCGGGCACCGGCAAAACGACAACGGTGGTCCGTCTACTGGCGCTGCTCCAGGCACCTGCGGTCGAGGCGCATCAACCATTGCGAATTCGGCTCGCGGCGCCTACCGGGAAAGCCGCGGCGCGGTTGACCGAGTCCATCAGTCAGCAGGTGCAATCGCTGAAGGTCGCTGACAGCGTCCGGGAAAAAATCCCGACCGAGGTGACCACGGTGCACCGCCTGCTGGGCAGCCGTCCCGGCACTCGGCATTTTCGCCATCATGCCGCTAACCGTCTGCCCCTGGACGTGCTGGTGGTCGATGAAGCGTCGATGATCGACCTGGAAATGATGGCCAACCTGCTCGATGCCTTGCCGCCTCATGCCCGGTTGGTGTTGTTGGGCGACAAGGATCAACTGGCCTCGGTGGAGGCTGGCGCAGTGCTGGGGGATTTGTGTCGCGATGCCGAAGCGGGTTGGTACAGTCCGCAGACCCGCCAGTGGTTGGAAAGTGTAAGCGGCGAATCCCTGCAGGAAAGCGGCTTGCACGAAGGCTCTGACGGTTCGCACCCGCTGGCCCAGCAGGTGGTGATGCTGCGTCATTCGCGGCGTTTCGGCGAGGGCAGCGGCATCGGCCAGCTGGCGCGACGGGTGAATCAGCAACTTCCGATTGAGGCTCGGCAGTTGCTGGAAGCCAATGCTCATGGCGATGTGTTTTCGTTGCCGCTTCAAAACGAACACGACCGGAAACTCGAGCACCTGGTACTCGATGGTCACGGCGAAGGCCCCCACGGTTATCGACACTATCTGAGCGTTTTGCGCGATCGACGCCCTGCGAGTGGTACGCCGCTCGAGCATCCAGGCTGGGTCGATTGGGCGCGTGACGTCCTGCAGGCCTTCGATACCTTCCAGTTGTTGTGCGCAGTGCGCAAAGGGCCGTGGGGTGTCGAGGGGCTGAACCAGCGCATCACTGACGCGTTGCTCAAGGCGCGGCTGATCGAGAGCAACCAGCAATGGTACGAAGGTCGGCCGGTGCTGATGACTCGAAACGACTACGGTCTGGGGCTGATGAACGGTGACATCGGCATCGCCCTGAAATTGCCCGAGCTCGATGGACCGGATGCCGGTAAATCCGTATTGCGAGTGGCGTTTCCGCGTAACGACGGGCGCGGCGGGGTTCGCTTCGTGCTGCCGAGCCGGCTCAACGATGTCGAGACCGTCTTTGCGATGACGGTGCACAAGTCTCAGGGCTCGGAGTTCGCCCATACCGCGCTGATACTGCCGGACGCCCTGAATCCCGTGTTGACCAAGGAACTGATCTACACCGGAATTACCCGGGCCAAGGACTGGTTCACCTTGATTGAACCCCGCAGTGGCGTATTCGAGGAGGCAGTACAACGTAAGGTGAAGCGCTTGAGCGGGCTGATGCTTGAACTGGAAGAAGGGACTACGCCTCGAGGATGA
- the recB gene encoding exodeoxyribonuclease V subunit beta yields the protein MSNQQPLALAFPLRGSQLIEASAGTGKTFTISALYLRLILGHGGEGSGFGRELLPPQILVVTFTDAATKELRERIRTRLAEAARFFRDETPPPDALIDELRAQFDPQQWPGCANRLDIAAQWMDEAAVSTIHSWCQRMLREHAFDSGSLFTQTLETDHSDLLGEVLRDYWRLFCYPMQGDALNWVRSHWAGPAALLPRVRGLFGTEREGDSDKTPSELIEECLQERRAALVELKGPWRQWADELLAICHQGVANKTVDGRKMQARYFEPWFEKLKAWAEDEALEQLDIGTGFARLTPDGMAEAWKGEPPSHPGLDAMPVLKSSLDNLPTPDAAVLQHAAKWVGARFEDEKHRRAEMGFDDMLLRLDAALQSDGGERLATLIREQFPVALIDEFQDTDPVQYRIFESIYRIEEDNPETGLFLIGDPKQAIYAFRGADIYTYLRARQATTGRLHTLGTNFRSSHGMVSAVNHVFERAESREQGRGAFLFREKNGVNPVPFQPVQAQGRKEHLQVSGQDVPALNIWHLSTDKPLSGAVYRQQLAAACASEITTLLNGGQTGRTGFVQEGKDWRGLRPADIAILVRDGKEAQAIRGELAARGVRSVYLSDKDSVFAAQEAHDLLSWLKACAEPDVERSLKAALACITLNLPLAELERLNQDELVWETRVMQFRGYRELWRKQGVLPMLRRLLHDFQLPQMLIARSDGERVLTNLLHLSELLQQAASELDGEQALIRHLAEHLALSGQAGEEQILRLESDEQLVKVVTIHKSKGLEYPLVFLPFICSAKPVDGSRLPLHYHDESGKARISLKPDAELIALADNERLAEDLRLLYVALTRAQHACWLGVTDLKRGNHSSSVLHLSALGYLLGGGAMLNESSGLARWLSDLQQDCPALSVVEMPEATGEEYQPPRNEATLRATLLPARKASENWWIASYSALRISDVLSVGNDEAPDSPQAQKLFDDERLDPEAPREIIAGGADIHRFPRGPNPGTFLHGLLEWAGEEGFAVTRESLDDAIARRCNRRGWEGWITTLGDWLQHLLKLPLPVGLDQPPVVLEQLKQYRVEMEFWFASHKVDVLKLDEQVRQFTQNGVARGGAEAVQLNGMFKGFIDLTFEHEGRYYVADYKSNWLGVDDAAYTERAMEQSILDNRYDLQYVLYLLALHRQLKARLVDYDYDRHIGGALYLFLRGTRAPGGGVYFARPPRELIERLDFMFQGKPQPKAEPAWEQGVLL from the coding sequence ATGAGCAACCAACAGCCTCTCGCGCTGGCATTCCCGTTAAGGGGCAGTCAACTGATTGAGGCCAGTGCGGGCACTGGCAAGACGTTCACCATTTCGGCTTTATATCTGCGATTGATCCTCGGCCACGGAGGCGAGGGGAGTGGTTTCGGTCGTGAGCTGTTACCCCCGCAGATTCTCGTGGTGACCTTCACCGACGCGGCGACCAAAGAACTGCGCGAACGTATACGTACACGTCTGGCCGAGGCCGCCCGTTTCTTCCGTGACGAGACGCCTCCCCCTGATGCGCTGATCGATGAATTGCGTGCACAGTTCGATCCGCAACAATGGCCCGGTTGCGCCAATCGCCTGGATATCGCCGCGCAATGGATGGACGAAGCCGCTGTTTCGACGATCCACAGCTGGTGTCAGCGAATGCTGCGCGAGCATGCATTCGACAGCGGCAGTCTGTTTACCCAGACCCTGGAAACCGATCACAGCGACCTGCTCGGCGAAGTCTTGCGCGATTACTGGCGGCTGTTCTGCTATCCGATGCAGGGCGATGCCTTGAACTGGGTTCGCAGTCATTGGGCAGGCCCGGCGGCCTTGTTGCCGCGTGTGCGTGGACTGTTTGGCACCGAGCGCGAAGGGGATTCAGACAAGACACCATCCGAACTGATCGAAGAATGCCTGCAGGAACGCCGTGCGGCATTGGTTGAGTTGAAGGGACCATGGCGGCAGTGGGCCGATGAGCTACTCGCCATCTGCCATCAGGGCGTCGCCAACAAAACCGTGGACGGGCGCAAGATGCAGGCCCGCTATTTCGAGCCCTGGTTCGAAAAGCTCAAGGCCTGGGCCGAGGACGAGGCGCTCGAACAACTGGATATCGGCACCGGCTTCGCCCGGCTCACGCCGGATGGCATGGCTGAAGCCTGGAAAGGCGAGCCGCCGAGTCACCCGGGCCTGGATGCAATGCCGGTGCTCAAGTCGAGCCTGGACAATTTGCCGACGCCCGATGCGGCTGTGCTGCAGCATGCTGCCAAATGGGTCGGTGCCCGCTTTGAAGACGAGAAGCACCGTCGGGCCGAAATGGGTTTTGACGACATGCTGTTGCGTCTGGATGCGGCCTTGCAGTCCGACGGTGGGGAACGTCTCGCCACGCTCATCCGCGAGCAGTTCCCGGTCGCCCTGATCGATGAGTTCCAGGACACGGACCCGGTGCAGTACCGGATCTTCGAAAGTATTTATCGCATTGAAGAGGATAACCCCGAGACCGGGCTATTCCTGATCGGCGATCCGAAGCAGGCGATCTATGCCTTCCGTGGCGCGGACATCTACACCTATCTGCGAGCCCGGCAGGCCACAACCGGGCGCCTGCATACACTGGGCACCAATTTCCGTTCCAGTCACGGGATGGTCAGTGCGGTCAACCATGTGTTCGAACGTGCGGAGTCCCGTGAGCAAGGGCGCGGAGCATTTCTGTTCCGAGAGAAAAACGGCGTTAACCCGGTGCCGTTCCAGCCTGTGCAGGCTCAGGGGCGTAAAGAACATTTGCAAGTATCCGGGCAGGACGTACCGGCGCTGAACATCTGGCATTTATCCACCGACAAGCCACTGTCCGGGGCGGTCTATCGTCAGCAGTTGGCGGCAGCCTGCGCCAGTGAGATCACGACCCTGCTCAATGGCGGCCAAACCGGTCGCACCGGGTTTGTGCAGGAGGGCAAGGATTGGCGCGGGCTGCGACCAGCGGACATAGCGATCCTGGTGCGCGATGGTAAAGAGGCGCAGGCGATACGCGGTGAACTTGCAGCGCGCGGGGTCCGCAGCGTTTATCTGTCGGACAAGGACTCGGTGTTTGCCGCTCAGGAAGCCCATGATCTGCTGTCATGGCTCAAGGCATGCGCCGAGCCGGATGTCGAACGCTCCCTGAAAGCCGCGCTGGCGTGCATCACCCTGAATCTGCCACTGGCTGAGCTGGAGCGTCTTAATCAGGACGAACTGGTCTGGGAAACCCGGGTCATGCAGTTCCGTGGTTATCGTGAGCTCTGGCGCAAGCAAGGGGTGCTGCCGATGCTGCGGCGCCTGCTGCACGACTTTCAATTACCGCAGATGCTCATCGCCCGCAGTGATGGCGAGCGGGTGCTGACCAACCTGTTGCACCTGTCGGAATTGTTGCAACAGGCTGCGTCGGAGCTCGATGGCGAGCAGGCACTGATCCGTCATCTGGCCGAGCATCTGGCGCTGTCCGGCCAGGCAGGCGAAGAACAGATCCTGCGTCTTGAGAGCGACGAACAACTGGTCAAGGTCGTGACCATTCACAAGTCCAAGGGGCTTGAATACCCGTTGGTGTTCCTGCCTTTCATCTGTTCGGCCAAACCTGTGGATGGCAGTCGGTTGCCGCTGCATTATCACGATGAGTCCGGCAAGGCCCGCATCAGTCTGAAACCCGACGCCGAACTGATCGCCCTGGCGGACAACGAGCGCCTGGCAGAGGACCTTCGGTTGCTCTACGTCGCGCTGACCCGCGCACAACATGCGTGCTGGCTCGGAGTGACGGATCTCAAACGCGGCAATCACAGCAGTTCGGTGTTGCACCTTTCTGCGCTGGGCTATCTGTTGGGTGGCGGCGCAATGTTGAATGAGTCCAGCGGATTGGCTCGTTGGCTGAGCGATCTTCAACAGGATTGTCCGGCGCTGAGCGTTGTTGAAATGCCGGAGGCTACCGGCGAGGAGTATCAGCCCCCGCGTAACGAGGCCACGCTACGTGCCACCCTTTTACCGGCTCGCAAGGCCAGCGAGAACTGGTGGATCGCTTCGTACAGCGCCTTGCGCATCAGTGATGTGCTGAGCGTCGGCAACGATGAAGCTCCCGACAGTCCGCAAGCGCAAAAGCTGTTTGACGACGAACGCCTCGATCCCGAAGCTCCACGCGAGATCATCGCCGGCGGGGCTGACATTCACCGTTTCCCCCGTGGACCGAATCCTGGAACGTTTCTTCACGGTTTGCTGGAGTGGGCGGGGGAGGAAGGGTTCGCGGTGACTCGCGAGTCGCTGGACGACGCGATTGCCAGGCGTTGCAATCGGCGGGGCTGGGAAGGCTGGATCACCACCCTCGGTGACTGGTTGCAACACTTGCTCAAACTGCCACTGCCTGTGGGCCTCGACCAACCGCCAGTGGTGCTCGAGCAATTGAAGCAATATCGGGTCGAGATGGAATTCTGGTTCGCCAGCCACAAAGTCGACGTGCTCAAGCTTGACGAGCAGGTGCGACAGTTCACCCAAAACGGTGTTGCCCGGGGCGGTGCGGAGGCGGTGCAGCTCAATGGCATGTTCAAAGGCTTTATCGACCTGACGTTCGAGCATGAAGGTCGTTACTACGTGGCCGATTACAAATCCAACTGGCTGGGTGTCGATGACGCTGCGTATACCGAACGCGCCATGGAACAGTCGATTCTCGACAACCGGTACGACCTGCAATACGTGCTGTATCTGTTGGCTCTGCATCGTCAGCTCAAGGCGCGGCTTGTCGACTACGACTACGACCGGCATATCGGCGGCGCGTTGTATCTGTTCCTGCGCGGGACGCGCGCCCCTGGCGGTGGCGTCTACTTCGCGCGACCACCACGGGAGCTGATCGAGCGCCTGGACTTCATGTTCCAGGGCAAACCGCAACCCAAGGCCGAGCCCGCGTGGGAACAGGGAGTACTGCTATGA
- the recC gene encoding exodeoxyribonuclease V subunit gamma — MPDTQSLNAAFMVVQSNSLDELRSLVISIMRRYPLAPLENEIALVQSNGIAQWLKLALAEDPEEDDSGGCGIAAAIDVQLPGSFMWQLYRMVLGREEIPAKSLLDKAPLTWRLMRLLPQVINRQHFEPLQRFLTHDTDLRKRYQLSERLADLFDQYQVYRADWLEDWAEGRHQLRNVRGEAKPLSPSSCWQAELWRALLDDVGEQGMAQSRAGVHQRFMERINSLEHAPVGLPQRVIVFGISSLPAQVLEALAGLSRFSQVLLCVHNPCRYHWADIVADKDLLRHQYKRQARKNGMPVVLDSETLHQHAHPLLAAWGKQGRDYISLLDSYDEPDSYRAAFRNGRIDLFSETQPNNMLNQLQDDILELRPLSETRALWPAVDLTQDNSIRFHIAHSAQREVEILHDQLLARFNANPQLRPRDVIVMVPDIDSYAPHIRAVFGQLDRQDPRFIPFTMADQGQRGRDPLLIAVEHLLKLPDSRFPVSEILDLLDVPALRARFGVQERDLPTLHRWIEGAGVRWGIDAGQRAGLGLPDQLEQNSWRFGLRRMLLGYAVGSSGACGDIEPYDEIGGLDAALIGPLVALLDALELSHQQLMKPAQPQEWGHRLQALMQLFFKPEDEHDDYLLAQLEELRETWLETCEAVGLLEELPLTVVREAWLAGLDQGRLSQRFLAGAVNFCTLMPMRAIPFKLVCLLGMNDGDYPRAQPPLDFDLMGSDYRPGDRSRREDDRYLLLEALLSARHQLYISWVGRSIRDNSERPASVLIGQLRDHLANGWRSADDNEDLLIAMTQEHPLQPFSSRYFHEEDKLFSYASEWQVLHQPHEQNDVATMLAPHTQEEPLSLELLQDFLRNPVRHFFTQRLKVYFEAAQVPQADEEPFVLDALQRYMLSDSLLGAAMRLPDNVDKALESQARRLQNSGLLPMAGFGECLQRELIEPLPDLLQRYQQLLALWPTPLTNALPINFEWQELRLEGWLGGLHRRADGGVLSVTTIPNSIGSIKNRKWHRLTKPWVSHLVACASGLSLTTALVASDDTLLLEPLEQTRAGRILEDLLLAWQTGMRQPLPVAVKTAFAWLGQTDPVKAEAAARKAYEGDGQTNEGERRESPALTRQFADFDALQADETFSGWCDALYRPLLEAPWRSWTYEEAGA, encoded by the coding sequence ATGCCGGACACTCAGTCCCTCAACGCTGCATTCATGGTCGTTCAGAGCAACAGCCTGGATGAACTGCGCAGCCTTGTGATCAGCATCATGCGGCGCTATCCATTGGCCCCCCTGGAGAACGAAATCGCGCTCGTGCAGAGCAACGGCATCGCTCAATGGCTCAAGTTGGCACTGGCTGAGGATCCTGAAGAAGACGATTCAGGCGGCTGTGGTATCGCCGCCGCTATCGACGTGCAATTGCCGGGCAGTTTCATGTGGCAGCTGTACCGGATGGTTCTGGGGCGAGAGGAAATTCCAGCGAAGTCGTTGCTCGACAAGGCGCCGCTGACCTGGCGTCTGATGCGCCTGTTGCCACAGGTTATCAACCGTCAACATTTCGAACCGCTGCAACGCTTCCTCACCCATGACACCGATCTGCGCAAGCGCTACCAGTTGTCCGAACGTCTGGCAGACCTCTTCGACCAATACCAGGTTTACCGCGCAGATTGGCTTGAGGACTGGGCGGAGGGTCGTCATCAACTCCGCAATGTAAGAGGTGAAGCGAAACCGCTCTCACCGTCCAGTTGCTGGCAGGCAGAGTTATGGCGTGCTCTGCTGGATGACGTAGGCGAGCAAGGCATGGCCCAAAGTCGGGCGGGCGTGCACCAGCGATTCATGGAGCGCATCAACAGTCTTGAGCACGCACCTGTCGGTCTTCCCCAGCGGGTCATCGTATTCGGAATTTCGTCGCTGCCTGCTCAGGTACTGGAGGCATTGGCCGGGCTATCCCGTTTCAGCCAGGTTTTGTTGTGCGTCCATAACCCCTGTCGTTATCACTGGGCCGATATCGTTGCCGACAAGGATCTCTTGCGTCACCAGTACAAGCGGCAGGCTCGAAAAAACGGCATGCCTGTAGTGCTGGATTCGGAAACGCTCCACCAACATGCTCACCCGCTACTCGCAGCGTGGGGCAAGCAAGGTCGTGATTACATCAGCCTTCTCGACAGCTACGACGAGCCTGACAGCTATCGTGCAGCATTTCGCAACGGACGCATCGATCTGTTCAGCGAAACCCAGCCGAACAACATGCTCAACCAATTACAGGACGACATTCTGGAACTGCGACCGCTCAGCGAGACTCGAGCACTTTGGCCGGCAGTCGATCTGACTCAAGACAACTCGATCCGCTTTCACATTGCCCATAGCGCCCAGCGCGAAGTGGAAATTCTTCACGACCAGCTCCTGGCCCGTTTCAATGCCAACCCCCAATTACGCCCTCGCGATGTGATCGTGATGGTGCCTGACATCGATAGTTATGCGCCGCATATCCGAGCCGTATTCGGGCAGCTCGACCGTCAGGACCCACGTTTCATTCCTTTCACCATGGCCGATCAGGGGCAGCGCGGGCGGGATCCATTGCTGATCGCTGTCGAACATCTGCTCAAACTGCCGGACAGCCGTTTTCCCGTCAGTGAGATCCTCGACTTGCTCGACGTTCCTGCGTTACGCGCCAGGTTTGGTGTGCAGGAGCGAGACTTGCCGACCCTGCATCGGTGGATTGAAGGGGCCGGCGTACGTTGGGGCATCGATGCCGGACAACGTGCCGGACTGGGATTGCCCGACCAACTGGAGCAAAACAGTTGGCGCTTCGGCTTGCGTCGGATGCTGCTCGGTTATGCCGTTGGCAGTTCCGGTGCCTGTGGAGATATCGAGCCTTACGATGAGATCGGTGGTCTCGATGCTGCATTGATCGGTCCGTTGGTGGCGTTGCTGGATGCACTGGAACTCTCGCATCAGCAACTGATGAAACCCGCGCAACCACAGGAGTGGGGACATCGGCTTCAGGCGTTGATGCAGCTGTTTTTCAAGCCCGAAGATGAGCATGACGACTACCTGTTGGCTCAGCTCGAGGAGTTGCGTGAAACCTGGCTGGAAACCTGCGAGGCCGTCGGTCTGCTGGAGGAGCTGCCACTGACCGTCGTCCGTGAGGCCTGGCTGGCGGGGCTGGATCAGGGGCGTCTGTCGCAGCGCTTCCTGGCCGGAGCTGTGAACTTTTGTACGCTGATGCCAATGCGCGCGATCCCGTTCAAGCTGGTTTGCCTGTTGGGTATGAACGACGGCGATTATCCACGCGCTCAACCGCCGCTGGACTTCGATCTTATGGGCAGCGACTACCGGCCGGGGGATCGTTCCCGTCGGGAGGATGATCGCTATCTTCTGCTCGAAGCGCTCTTGTCCGCCCGTCATCAGCTCTACATCAGTTGGGTGGGCCGAAGCATTCGCGACAACAGTGAGCGGCCAGCCTCAGTGTTGATCGGCCAGTTGCGCGATCATCTCGCCAATGGATGGCGATCGGCTGATGACAATGAGGATCTTCTGATTGCCATGACTCAAGAGCATCCATTGCAGCCATTCAGTTCGCGCTACTTCCATGAGGAAGACAAGCTGTTCAGCTACGCCAGCGAGTGGCAGGTGCTGCATCAACCTCACGAACAGAACGACGTAGCTACAATGCTTGCGCCCCATACCCAGGAAGAACCGTTGAGTCTGGAACTGCTGCAGGACTTTCTGCGCAATCCGGTCCGACATTTTTTCACTCAGCGACTCAAGGTTTACTTCGAAGCGGCGCAGGTACCTCAGGCTGACGAGGAGCCTTTTGTGCTGGATGCATTGCAGCGATACATGCTCAGCGACAGCTTGCTCGGGGCAGCCATGAGGCTCCCGGACAACGTAGATAAGGCGCTCGAGTCTCAGGCCCGACGCCTCCAAAACAGCGGACTGTTGCCCATGGCCGGATTCGGTGAATGCCTTCAGCGAGAGCTGATCGAGCCTTTGCCTGACTTGTTGCAACGCTATCAACAACTGTTGGCGTTATGGCCAACCCCCCTGACCAACGCGCTACCGATCAATTTTGAATGGCAGGAACTGCGCCTTGAAGGATGGCTGGGAGGTTTGCACCGACGCGCCGATGGCGGCGTACTCTCGGTCACAACAATCCCCAACAGCATTGGCTCGATCAAGAACCGCAAATGGCATCGCCTGACCAAGCCCTGGGTCAGCCATCTTGTCGCGTGTGCCAGTGGCCTTTCCCTGACGACCGCACTGGTAGCCAGCGATGACACGCTCCTTCTGGAACCTCTGGAACAGACTCGAGCGGGACGAATTCTTGAGGATCTGCTCCTCGCTTGGCAGACGGGCATGCGCCAGCCACTGCCGGTCGCGGTGAAAACAGCTTTCGCATGGCTGGGGCAGACAGATCCGGTCAAGGCTGAAGCGGCTGCCCGCAAAGCCTATGAGGGCGATGGTCAGACCAACGAAGGTGAACGTCGCGAAAGTCCGGCTCTGACCCGACAATTCGCCGACTTCGATGCACTGCAGGCGGATGAAACCTTCTCCGGTTGGTGTGATGCACTGTATCGCCCTTTGCTTGAGGCGCCGTGGCGCTCATGGACTTATGAGGAGGCAGGCGCATGA